From the Acidovorax carolinensis genome, one window contains:
- a CDS encoding LysR family transcriptional regulator — protein sequence MHHPYDVLTPDSLAMLQVISETGSFAAAARQLGLVPSALTYRVRQIEDALDVLLFDRTARQARPTEAGAELLREGARLLREIDAVANRVRRVATGWEPQLTIAVDGVVSPHTMLELVEAFYAMAPPTHLKLRDGILTGTLEALTSGHADLAIGVSVEGSNVAGLQQSLLGEMLFIYVVAPHHPLASVPEPLTDATLLQHRAVAVADSAQRGGATMGLLGGQDVLTVDTMQAKVQAQLRGLGGGFLPEPMVRPYLEAGHLVARRVARPERNMRMHYAWGGPGFTAAGRALQWWLNQLQSPATRRALLENHHHF from the coding sequence ATGCACCACCCCTACGACGTTCTCACCCCGGACAGCCTCGCCATGCTACAGGTGATCTCGGAAACCGGCAGCTTTGCGGCGGCGGCCCGGCAACTGGGCCTGGTGCCCAGCGCGCTGACCTACCGGGTTCGCCAGATCGAAGATGCGCTGGACGTGCTGCTGTTTGACCGCACGGCCCGCCAGGCGCGCCCCACCGAAGCCGGCGCCGAGCTGCTGCGCGAAGGCGCACGGCTGCTGCGCGAGATCGACGCCGTGGCCAACCGCGTGCGCCGCGTGGCCACGGGCTGGGAACCCCAGCTCACGATTGCCGTCGATGGCGTGGTCTCGCCCCACACCATGCTGGAGCTGGTCGAAGCGTTTTACGCCATGGCCCCGCCCACCCACCTGAAGCTGCGCGACGGCATCCTGACCGGCACCCTGGAGGCGCTGACCTCGGGACACGCCGACCTGGCCATCGGTGTCTCGGTCGAGGGCTCGAACGTGGCCGGACTGCAGCAGAGCCTGCTCGGCGAGATGCTGTTCATCTATGTGGTGGCGCCCCACCACCCGCTGGCATCGGTGCCGGAACCCCTCACCGACGCCACCTTGCTGCAGCACCGCGCGGTGGCCGTGGCCGACTCCGCGCAACGCGGCGGCGCCACCATGGGCCTGCTGGGCGGGCAGGACGTGCTGACGGTGGACACCATGCAGGCCAAGGTGCAGGCGCAATTGCGCGGCCTGGGCGGAGGCTTTCTGCCCGAGCCCATGGTGCGCCCCTACCTGGAAGCCGGCCATTTGGTGGCACGCCGCGTGGCCCGCCCCGAGCGCAACATGCGCATGCACTATGCATGGGGTGGCCCCGGCTTCACGGCGGCGGGGCGCGCCCTGCAATGGTGGCTGAACCAGCTGCAAAGCCCGGCCACGCGCCGCGCCCTGCTGGAAAACCACCATCATTTCTGA
- a CDS encoding pirin family protein encodes MLTVRKSQDRGHADHGWLNSFHSFSFAGYYDPRHMGFGNLRVINEDRIAPGTGFGTHSHRDMEIISYVLSGELAHKDSMGNVKGIPPGDVQRMSAGTGVTHSEFNHAAGQTTHFLQIWILPDQQGIAPSYEQKTFTAAEKRGALRLVASPDGAQGSVTVHADAALYAGLFDGQEAVTQTLNPARKTYVHLVRGAVRVNGQPLAAGDAALLENESSLALADGQDAEVLVFDLAA; translated from the coding sequence ATGCTGACTGTTCGTAAATCGCAAGACCGGGGCCACGCCGACCATGGCTGGCTCAATTCTTTCCACAGCTTTTCGTTTGCGGGTTACTACGATCCGCGCCATATGGGATTTGGCAACCTGCGTGTCATCAATGAGGACCGCATCGCGCCCGGCACCGGCTTTGGCACCCACAGCCACCGCGACATGGAAATCATCAGCTATGTGCTGTCGGGCGAGTTGGCCCACAAGGACAGCATGGGCAACGTGAAGGGCATTCCACCCGGCGATGTCCAGCGCATGAGTGCAGGCACCGGTGTGACGCACAGCGAGTTCAACCACGCGGCAGGCCAGACCACGCATTTCCTGCAGATATGGATCCTGCCCGACCAGCAGGGCATTGCGCCCAGCTACGAGCAAAAGACCTTCACCGCCGCCGAAAAACGCGGTGCGCTGCGGCTGGTGGCGTCTCCCGATGGGGCGCAGGGCTCGGTCACGGTGCATGCCGATGCCGCGCTGTATGCCGGCCTGTTCGATGGCCAGGAGGCCGTCACCCAGACCCTGAACCCGGCGCGCAAGACCTATGTGCACCTGGTGCGCGGTGCGGTGCGTGTCAATGGCCAGCCACTGGCCGCTGGTGACGCCGCGTTGCTTGAAAACGAGTCATCATTGGCACTGGCCGATGGCCAGGACGCCGAGGTGCTGGTGTTTGATTTGGCCGCTTGA
- the trmB gene encoding tRNA (guanosine(46)-N7)-methyltransferase TrmB, which translates to MIISPDSARPAAASAAAAPAPDGTPPPGVAYPKTIKSFVRRAGRTTTGQAKAFEELGPRFVLPYTAAPLNADAAFGRNAPLVLEIGFGMGEATAHIAKVRPDDNFLCCEVHEPGVGALLKRIGEHGLTNIRILQHDAVEVIDNMLPPACLDGIHIFFPDPWHKKKHNKRRLIQSPLVAKLAARLKPGGYLHCATDWQPYAEQMLQVLGAEPLLANTAEGFAPQPDYRPLTKFENRGLRLGHGVWDVVFVRRS; encoded by the coding sequence CTGATCATTTCTCCAGACTCCGCGCGCCCTGCAGCCGCTTCAGCCGCTGCCGCCCCTGCCCCCGACGGCACACCGCCCCCCGGCGTGGCCTACCCCAAGACCATCAAGAGCTTTGTGCGCCGCGCCGGCCGCACCACCACCGGCCAGGCCAAAGCCTTCGAGGAGCTGGGCCCCCGCTTTGTGCTGCCCTACACCGCGGCCCCGCTTAATGCCGATGCGGCCTTCGGCCGCAACGCACCGCTGGTGCTCGAAATCGGGTTTGGCATGGGCGAGGCCACGGCCCACATCGCCAAGGTGCGCCCCGACGACAATTTTCTGTGCTGCGAAGTACACGAACCCGGTGTTGGCGCCCTGCTCAAGCGCATTGGCGAGCACGGCCTGACCAACATTCGCATCCTGCAGCATGATGCCGTCGAGGTGATCGACAACATGCTGCCGCCCGCCTGCCTGGACGGCATCCACATCTTCTTCCCAGACCCGTGGCACAAGAAGAAGCACAACAAGCGCCGCCTGATCCAGTCCCCCCTTGTTGCCAAGCTGGCCGCGCGCCTCAAGCCCGGTGGCTACCTGCACTGCGCCACCGACTGGCAACCCTATGCCGAGCAGATGCTCCAGGTGCTGGGCGCAGAGCCCTTGCTTGCCAACACCGCCGAAGGCTTTGCACCGCAACCCGATTACCGCCCCCTGACCAAGTTCGAGAACCGTGGCCTGCGACTGGGGCATGGCGTCTGGGACGTGGTCTTCGTGCGCCGCAGCTGA
- a CDS encoding HD-GYP domain-containing protein, with translation MSQPSEEGRAVLGLDVALTDLGREIGQLRLMPRTEIAVVDKDFRLLAYPDMSRVLQLDGEVTHTRPLSELGVPSLMALQPLHVRNGESRRFEAQGEEWLGQVQPLPSMRWNDLQLLMSIPTAELLKDLNRDLRRQVWIALGLLAALLPLGWIAGRRVGRSISGLTAQAHALARFDFRRPPRPDSQVREVRELGLVMDRMSDTIQDFLHISHHISAESRLDVMLSSVLYQLVQATSCRSGAVYLVDAKHANLVRTARHCEDPQDQPRYPDQLGMAHFINYADRQAEDEEAALDEPDMPAQQVLRAQLHTRGGQPLGLLVLRFVQDQRRDGGNFRAFVEKLSGTLSVAIETRNLIEGQRKLFDAVILVLAHTIDAKSPYTGGHCERVPQLAEALMQRICDTREGPFAEVSMTDAEMYEFRLGAWLHDVGKVTSPEHIIDKATKLETIYNRIHEVRMRFEVLWRDAELDYWQQREDGGDPARLQTELVRKRAQLQEDFAFVAGSNVGGEAMADSDVQRLQAIGQTQWQRHFDDRIGLSQAERERLAGVPPRNLPATECLLADRPEHVVPWGGQRPPVEVGNPANQWGFDMVLPPQEIHLGELHNLSVRRGTLTAEDRFKINDHIVQTIIMLNSLPFPPHLARVPAIAGSHHEKLDGTGYPRRLKGDELTLADRVMTLADIFEALTASDRPYKLPKTLSESLAIMAGMVRNQHIDSQVFRVFLHGGVWRDYAEQFLPLAQHDAVDLDAIERLADLKPAPALALQD, from the coding sequence TTGAGCCAACCCAGTGAAGAGGGCCGTGCCGTGCTGGGTCTGGATGTGGCACTGACCGATCTGGGCAGGGAGATCGGTCAATTGCGCCTCATGCCGCGCACCGAGATTGCGGTTGTGGACAAGGATTTCCGCCTGCTTGCCTATCCTGACATGTCCCGCGTGCTGCAGCTCGATGGCGAAGTGACCCACACGCGACCTCTGAGCGAGTTGGGCGTGCCCAGCCTGATGGCGCTGCAGCCGCTGCATGTGCGAAACGGCGAGTCGCGCCGCTTTGAGGCACAGGGCGAAGAATGGCTGGGCCAGGTGCAGCCGCTTCCATCCATGCGCTGGAATGACTTGCAGTTGCTGATGAGCATTCCCACGGCGGAACTGCTCAAGGACCTCAATCGGGACTTGCGCCGGCAGGTGTGGATTGCCCTGGGGCTGCTTGCAGCGCTTCTGCCCTTGGGGTGGATCGCCGGGCGGCGCGTGGGACGCAGCATCAGTGGCCTGACAGCCCAGGCCCATGCACTGGCGCGTTTTGATTTCCGGCGCCCGCCGCGCCCGGATTCCCAGGTGCGCGAGGTGCGCGAGCTGGGGCTTGTGATGGACCGCATGTCCGACACCATCCAGGATTTTTTGCACATTTCCCACCACATCAGTGCCGAGTCGCGCCTGGATGTGATGCTGTCAAGCGTGCTCTACCAGCTGGTGCAGGCGACCAGTTGTCGCAGCGGCGCCGTCTATCTGGTGGATGCCAAACACGCAAACCTGGTGCGCACAGCCCGCCATTGCGAGGATCCGCAGGACCAACCGCGCTATCCGGACCAGCTGGGAATGGCGCATTTCATTAACTACGCGGATCGCCAGGCGGAGGACGAAGAAGCGGCACTGGACGAACCGGACATGCCTGCGCAGCAGGTGCTGCGTGCCCAGCTGCACACGCGGGGCGGCCAGCCACTGGGGCTGTTGGTGCTGCGCTTTGTGCAGGACCAGCGCCGCGATGGTGGCAACTTTCGCGCTTTTGTGGAGAAACTTTCGGGCACCTTGTCGGTGGCCATTGAAACGCGCAACCTCATCGAGGGGCAGCGCAAGCTGTTTGATGCGGTCATCCTGGTGCTGGCCCATACGATCGACGCCAAGAGCCCCTACACCGGCGGCCACTGCGAGCGGGTGCCCCAGTTGGCCGAGGCCTTGATGCAGCGCATTTGCGACACTCGGGAAGGGCCTTTTGCCGAGGTTTCCATGACCGATGCCGAGATGTATGAGTTTCGCCTGGGAGCATGGCTGCATGACGTTGGCAAGGTCACCAGCCCCGAGCACATCATCGACAAGGCCACCAAGCTCGAGACCATCTACAACCGGATCCATGAAGTGCGCATGCGCTTTGAGGTGTTGTGGCGGGATGCTGAACTGGACTATTGGCAGCAGCGGGAGGATGGCGGCGACCCGGCAAGGCTGCAGACCGAACTCGTGCGCAAGCGCGCTCAGCTGCAGGAAGATTTTGCCTTCGTGGCTGGCAGCAACGTTGGAGGCGAAGCCATGGCTGATTCCGATGTGCAGCGCCTGCAGGCCATTGGCCAGACCCAGTGGCAACGGCATTTTGACGACCGTATCGGCCTGTCGCAGGCTGAACGCGAGCGGCTTGCGGGAGTGCCGCCGCGCAACCTGCCGGCCACCGAATGCCTGCTCGCCGACCGGCCGGAGCACGTCGTGCCCTGGGGAGGGCAACGCCCGCCGGTGGAGGTGGGCAACCCGGCCAATCAATGGGGCTTTGACATGGTACTGCCCCCGCAGGAGATTCACCTGGGCGAGTTGCACAACCTCTCGGTGCGACGCGGCACGCTCACGGCAGAAGACCGTTTCAAGATCAACGACCACATTGTGCAGACCATCATCATGCTCAACAGCCTGCCATTTCCGCCGCATCTGGCGCGCGTGCCAGCCATTGCGGGTTCGCACCATGAAAAGCTCGATGGAACGGGCTATCCGCGGCGCCTCAAGGGCGATGAGCTCACGCTGGCGGACCGGGTGATGACACTGGCGGATATCTTTGAGGCACTGACCGCCTCCGACAGGCCTTACAAGCTACCCAAGACGCTTTCAGAGTCATTGGCAATCATGGCCGGCATGGTGCGTAACCAGCACATCGATTCGCAGGTGTTCCGCGTTTTTCTGCATGGCGGCGTCTGGCGAGACTATGCCGAGCAATTCTTGCCGTTGGCCCAGCATGATGCGGTCGATCTGGATGCCATTGAGCGCCTGGCAGATCTGAAGCCAGCTCCCGCGCTGGCGCTGCAGGACTGA
- the gluQRS gene encoding tRNA glutamyl-Q(34) synthetase GluQRS has translation MTGGEGARRAVTTYQGRFAPSPTGPLHAGSLVAALSSWLDARAWNEGRGGRWLVRIEDVDTPRCVRGAAELILQQLATCGLLPDAPPVWQSERGALYQQALDQLIAQGHTYPCACSRKDIEDAHAAQGHDRARHATLPYPGTCRHGLRGRPARSWRFNTTEFKPKYPLAPMDKAQAATFSIANGTVRWADRRLGPQAQHVASAVGDFVLRRADGLWAYQLAVVVDDAAQQITHVVRGEDLADNTPRQILLQQALGVATPSYLHTPLVCGANGEKLSKQNGAAALDLDDPLQALGNAARTLGLPPLDPSHKNSLPDALGMWVNAWARTYNGPS, from the coding sequence ATGACGGGCGGTGAAGGGGCCCGCCGGGCGGTTACCACGTACCAGGGCCGCTTTGCCCCCTCGCCCACCGGTCCGCTGCATGCGGGCTCGCTGGTGGCGGCGCTGTCCAGTTGGCTGGATGCGCGGGCCTGGAACGAGGGGCGCGGCGGACGCTGGCTGGTGCGCATCGAAGATGTGGACACACCACGTTGCGTGCGCGGCGCTGCCGAACTCATCTTGCAGCAGCTGGCCACCTGCGGGCTGCTGCCCGACGCACCGCCGGTATGGCAATCCGAGCGCGGCGCGCTGTACCAGCAGGCGCTGGACCAGCTCATCGCACAGGGCCATACCTACCCCTGTGCCTGTTCCCGCAAGGACATCGAAGACGCCCATGCGGCGCAAGGCCATGACCGCGCACGCCACGCCACCTTGCCCTACCCCGGCACCTGCCGCCATGGCCTGCGTGGCCGGCCCGCGCGATCGTGGCGGTTCAACACCACGGAATTCAAGCCAAAATACCCTCTAGCGCCTATGGATAAAGCGCAAGCAGCTACATTTTCAATAGCAAACGGTACGGTGCGCTGGGCGGACCGTCGCCTCGGCCCCCAGGCGCAGCATGTGGCCAGCGCTGTGGGCGACTTCGTGTTGCGCCGCGCAGACGGACTGTGGGCCTACCAGCTGGCCGTGGTGGTGGACGACGCGGCCCAGCAGATCACCCATGTGGTGCGCGGCGAAGACCTGGCCGACAACACGCCGCGCCAGATCCTGCTGCAGCAGGCGCTGGGGGTGGCAACACCGAGCTACCTGCACACCCCGCTGGTCTGCGGCGCCAATGGGGAAAAACTCTCCAAGCAAAACGGCGCCGCGGCGCTCGACCTTGATGATCCCCTGCAGGCCCTGGGCAACGCGGCCCGGACGCTCGGCCTTCCGCCCCTGGACCCTTCGCACAAAAATTCGCTACCGGACGCATTGGGGATGTGGGTCAATGCCTGGGCGCGAACCTACAATGGGCCATCGTGA
- a CDS encoding GGDEF domain-containing protein, with product MKPILQNLVEMTGHRDHLRLEVSVLSTLQQLNSTTEVRALEVFTDGGTTHVRPRTWLQNGELVSTDSEAASDPHREPLHNYPALCQCIEKREIRATASVQKSRYTLWLPVWMHDKVSTCLEITQSRPFSAHKLDVIQGIFHVYQNYQSLLDYSERDALTGLLNRKTFDEQFSRNPTASLARRMSPAAAGVPDGDEASCGEPAVEQWLAVVDVDHFKQVNDRFGHLYGDEVLILIANILRSSFRSHDRIFRFGGEEFVVLLRSTNLATAHKVFNRFRLAVQEYHFPQVGQVTVSMGFVSTSRGSPVEILGQADQALYHAKENGRNQVCFYDDLVASGHLAAKVANDSVELF from the coding sequence ATGAAGCCCATCCTGCAAAACCTGGTCGAAATGACCGGCCACCGAGACCACTTGCGCCTGGAAGTGTCGGTGCTGTCAACGCTGCAACAGCTCAACAGCACCACCGAAGTGCGGGCTCTCGAAGTGTTCACCGATGGCGGCACCACCCATGTGCGCCCACGCACCTGGCTGCAGAATGGCGAACTGGTTTCCACCGACTCGGAAGCCGCCAGCGACCCGCACCGCGAACCCCTGCACAACTACCCGGCCCTGTGCCAGTGCATCGAGAAACGCGAGATCCGCGCAACGGCCAGCGTGCAAAAAAGTCGCTATACGCTGTGGTTGCCCGTGTGGATGCACGACAAGGTCAGCACCTGTCTGGAGATCACGCAGTCGCGGCCCTTTTCTGCGCACAAGCTCGATGTGATCCAGGGGATCTTTCACGTCTACCAGAACTACCAGAGCCTGCTGGACTACAGCGAGCGCGACGCACTCACGGGGCTGCTCAATCGCAAGACCTTTGACGAGCAGTTTTCCCGCAACCCCACCGCCAGCCTGGCCCGCCGTATGAGCCCGGCCGCAGCGGGCGTGCCGGACGGCGACGAAGCGTCCTGCGGCGAACCCGCTGTCGAGCAATGGCTGGCCGTGGTGGACGTGGACCATTTCAAGCAAGTCAACGACCGCTTCGGCCACCTGTATGGCGACGAGGTGCTGATCCTGATTGCCAACATCCTGCGCAGCTCCTTTCGCAGCCACGACCGCATCTTCCGCTTCGGGGGCGAAGAGTTTGTGGTGCTGCTGCGCTCCACGAACCTGGCCACGGCGCACAAGGTGTTCAACCGCTTTCGCCTCGCCGTGCAGGAATACCATTTCCCCCAGGTGGGACAGGTGACCGTGAGCATGGGTTTTGTCAGCACATCCAGGGGCTCGCCGGTGGAAATCCTGGGGCAGGCCGACCAGGCGCTCTACCACGCCAAGGAAAACGGGCGCAACCAGGTCTGTTTCTACGACGATCTGGTGGCCAGCGGCCATCTGGCAGCCAAGGTGGCCAACGACAGCGTCGAGCTGTTCTGA
- a CDS encoding DoxX family protein: MLSSLQNPLALASRLLFAALFLPAGIAKLTGFAGTVGYISSVGLPMPTVAAAVAAVVEIVGSLALIVGFGTRFAALVLAFFTLVASFFFHAYWSVPADAQMVQQLLFFKNIAVVGGLLALTAFGAGAWSVDGQRAAR; the protein is encoded by the coding sequence ATGCTTTCCTCTTTGCAAAACCCACTGGCCCTCGCATCGCGCCTGCTGTTCGCCGCGCTGTTTCTTCCCGCAGGCATTGCCAAGCTCACCGGCTTTGCTGGCACGGTGGGCTATATCTCTTCGGTGGGTTTGCCCATGCCCACCGTTGCGGCGGCCGTTGCCGCTGTGGTCGAAATAGTGGGCAGCCTGGCGCTGATCGTCGGTTTTGGCACGCGCTTTGCCGCGCTGGTGCTGGCCTTCTTCACGCTGGTGGCCAGCTTCTTCTTTCACGCCTACTGGTCGGTGCCGGCCGATGCGCAAATGGTTCAGCAGCTGCTGTTCTTCAAGAACATCGCAGTGGTCGGTGGCTTGCTGGCGCTGACGGCCTTTGGCGCTGGCGCCTGGAGCGTTGACGGCCAGCGCGCCGCCCGCTGA